The SAR202 cluster bacterium genome segment TGACGATTACATTCGTGCTATTGAACACACCGCCCGGTGTGTATGTCCCTTCCAGGATGATCTCGGCATGCTCGTTGAAGAACAGGTCAGGCACTACGCCGTTGTGGCGGGCGGACAGCAGTCGCTCGCCATTCTCGTTTCGAAGCGTGAAACTGGCGACCGTGGAGCCGTCATCCCGGGAGAACGTCTCGGGGACCAGCTTCCCGGCCACTTTCACCGTTTTTCCGGACTCCACATTGGTGAGCGCCATCAGCTCGTCAACCGTGTAGTAATAGACCGTGGCGCTCTGGAAGGTCATGAAGCCGAAGTAGACCATAGCCGACGCAATGGCAGCAATGCTGACGAAGATCTTTATGCGCCGGGCATTGTTCGATGGTGCCGTTACTTCGGCGAACTGTTGTGGGACTGAGGGTTCTGCCTGCGACATTTCACTGTCCTTCTGAGCTATGACCGGTACTACTTCTGGACCTTATTCTTATCTTGCAGCGCCGCCCGCAGGGCAGTCAATTCTTTTTCCATATCGCGCTGCTTTCTGGACATCAAAAAGATATAAACGAAGAACGCCGCCCAGGTGGTGGCATACACCGCGAACAGGTACGGCAGGTTCGCCTCGGGGGTTGAGCCGCCGGATTCCTGCGGCAATGCGCTGGAGGCCACGCCGGACGCGCCGCCCTGGTATGCGTTTGCCGCGCCGGCGTACGCGATCGTTGCCAATGCGCACAGGGCCACGGCCGCGGCGACCGCGAGAGCCATTCGATACTTCCTAGGAGATGTGCTGGTAAAGGTCATCGATTCCGGCTTCCGTGCGCTTGAGCGCGTAGCGTTCGATCAACATGTACACGTACAGGACCGTGAAGGCCAGGAACCCCACTAGCAGCGCCGTGCGCATTGTCGGGTCCATGGCGCCCGAGTCTGCGGCAGGGCCGACTACCAGCTCCGGGTGGGCTGTCCGCCATAACTCCGCCGCGAAGTAAATGATCGGCGCGTCAAGCGCGCCGATCAGCGCCAGGACCGCGCCGTACCGGGCCCCCTGGGAGCCCTTGGGCCCGTATGCCCGGAGCATGAGGTAGCTGGCATAGATGAACCACATCACCAGGGTCAGGGTGAGCTTGGCGTCCCACGTCCACCATACGCCCCAGACCGGTTTTGCCCAGATTGCGCCGACAATGATTGTCAGGGACGCAAGGATGATGCCGATCTCGGCTGAGGCATACGCGAAGCTGTCCCACTTCGCACTCCTGGTGATCAGGTGTGCGCCGCTGGCCACCGCCACGACCACAATCGAGACCATGGACAAAATGGCGACGGGGGCGTGGAAGTAGAGGATGCGTTGGGATACGCCAAGGTTGGCGTCTGTGGGCACAACGAAAAACACGAGATACAGCAGCACCGCCATACAGACCGCGGAGGCGATGAACAAGCCGTCCCTGACCGGGCTAAAGCGCCCCCGGGGGACTGCGTCGATGGTGGTCGCTGGGCTGCTTTGAGACATGTGTGCAATTTATCACAAAGCCCCCCGCTTTTCCAGCGTTGTTTCGGCCAGCTCCTCGGAAATTGGTAAATATACCCACTTGCATGAGGAGTGCAGAGTGTAAAGTGGTATTTGTAAGATTTAACTACGCTATTAGCGCCCCAGGTTGGGGCGTATCAGGCTGATATGACGTTTGTTCACTATGTCAGCATTATAGCGGGCATAGAGTTTTCGGTATGAAAATCTTATTATGAATAGAACGGGATGTGGCGTAGAGCCGCTCCGAGACAGCCCATTGGATACCCCGGCGTATGGAACGAAAACAGTTTGAGAGGCTCGTGCACCAGGCCCTGAGCAATCTGCCGGAGAAGTTCGCCGCCTACCTGGACAATGTTGACATAGTCGTTGAGGACTGGCCCACGAAGGAGATGCTGGCTGGGAGGACAGTCGACAACGGCGATTTCCTGCTGGGGTTGTACGAAGGCGTACCCCTGACGGAGCGCCGAGACTATGGAATGGTGCTGCCGGACAAAATAACCATCTTCCAGAAGTCGATCGAGTCAATTTGCGACGGCCCCAAGGAGATAGTGGAAGAGGTCCGGCTTACGGTAGTGCACGAGGTGGCACATCACTTCGGCATAAGCGACAGGCGCCTGGAAGAGCTCGGGGTAAAGTAGGGCAGTGTAGCCACTGGCGGACGGGAAACACTTTAACAGCACTTTTCGGTAGGGGCCCCGATGGAATCGGGGCCCTCGTTGTTGACATCGCAGGTGCCAGATCACCTTCAACTTCCAGGGCCGAACAGGTCCTCCACGTCTTTGGCGCTTTTCTCCTGTGCCTCCGCGCCGTCGCGATGGCCGATGGACTTGTAGAACTCGGGGGTGCCATATTCGCGGGTCTGGACCACAACGGGCATCGGCAGGGCGTGGCCGAATGCAAGGGCCTGCTGCCTGGACTCCAGCCGGGAGAGCACCGCGCGCAGCTTGCTGCTGCCGGAGACGCCCGCCAGGACCGCGGTGACGTCCTTCTCACTGTCGAGCAGGCATACGATCTTCGTGCCAAGCTGGCTCATCACCTCGTCATCGATACCGCTTGGGCGCTGGTCCACCACGAGCAGAGTGACATTGTACTTCCGCAACTCCCGCGCGATTGTGCCGAAAATCGTCTGGCCTGCAAGCTCTTTGGTAAGGAATTTGTGCGCCTCCTCGATTGAGATGACCAGTGGGCGCGGCTCCTTGGCCTTGTCGCCAGCCGCGGCCTCCTTGCGCTCCATGTATCGCTTGTAGATCCGGCGCGTAAGGAGGTTGGCCACCAGAATGTAGGCTGCCAGGTCGTTGCCGTAGCGCCCGAACTCAAGCACCACGTGCATGCCGCGGTCCAGGTACCGGATGATTTCGTTGACCGAGTCGTGGCCCGCCTGGTCATCCATGAAGCCGAAGCGCTCGAAGCGGGAGAGGCGGTTGTGCAGCGCGCCCAGCGAGTTGGCATTCACATCTATGGCATCTGCAAGCTCTTTTATAGAGTCTCGTCCGCCATGAGCAAGAAACGACTTGAGCCACTTGCCCTTCCCGAAATGCCGCTGCAGGTTGTAGGCCGCATCAGCAGCGATGGACGAGAGGTCCATAACTTCCCTCAGCAAGGTGATGTCCTCCGGCTCAACCTCGTCGTAGCCAATGCGGACCACGTAATCCGGCAACAAAGACCGCCGCCTGGAGCTGTCAACATCCAGGGTGAAGACGGCAACCTTAGAGCCAAAAAGCTGCTTGAGCCCCTTCACAGAGCTACTCTTTTCACTGGTTCCCTGCCACCCGTACTCGCTGTGCATGTCGAACACAAGGTTGACTGCCTTGCTGCGCTGCAGAATGCCGATGAGCAGCAACCTGGTGAGAAACGTTTTGCCCGTGCCGCTCTTGCCGAAGACGCCGTTGCTGCGCTTCGCGAGCTCCTCTACGTTGAGGCAGAGCTTCGTCTCCATGTCCAGCGGCGAGCCGATCCAGAAGTGGCGCTCGTCCTCCTTGCCGAATACGAGCTCAATGTCGGCGTCGCTCGCCGGTGAGACACTCGAAAAATGTGCCGGCACCGTCTTTGCCGGCAGCGGCCCGTCGTTCGCCAGCGACCGGCTGTCCCCACCGATGGACAGGGTCGGCTCCACCTTGATAGCGCCGTAGGCTGTGGTGCCCGCGATGACGCGGGCGATGAAGCTGTTTGAAACGTCCGGCGGCGTGGACTGCATTCCGAGGTCTGTCGTGCCCAGCAGCACGTCCGTTATCTGGCCGAAGAAGCGCCGTCGCTCCCCCTCGATTGCAACCAGGGTGCCGACCTTTATATCCTCCACGGATGTGTCGTCGTCCAGCCTCACATCGACTCCATCTGTCAATGAGCCGGCCACTACGATGCCGAGCCGTTTGCGGCCCAGCGCGTCGAAGGCGGCATTGCCGTTCGTTGTCATGATGAGAGCCTCTTCAGGATGCCGTTGAGCCGCTGCCACTGGCCGTTGAGCTGCCGTGAAAGCTCTTTGCCGGCCGTTACCAGGAAGGCGTCCGGGTCGGGATGGGCCTCGCTCGCAAGGCGGAGGAAGGAGGCTACCATGTCGTCCGGGTGCCCCACCGGCGCGGAGAGCATGGCCGGGAGGAAGTCCATCGACGCCGTGAACTCCGCAAGCTCTTCCATGGAGCACTGGAGGACGAATGAATGGATGCGTGGCGGCAGCGGAGGGAGGTAACGCCGCACGCGGCCACCCGCCTTGTAGCCGGCGCTCACGGCGGTGAACTCCGTGGTAAGCAGGCGGCTGATCTGCGGGTTGCGACGGTACACCGCCTCCTCGCTCTCGTCGTTCCCGCCCATCGCGATTGGCTTGCGCCCGGGGTCTATGCTCTGGGTGCGCACATCCGCGACGACACCGTAGACGATAGTGCCGTTGCCGCACTTGACGAGCGTGCCAAGGGCGGGCGCCTCGTAGAGCCTGTGACAGGAGGCGACGAATTGGGCGGTGGAAGACTGGACCACTTCGCCGAGCCGGGCGGGTGTTTTCACAGTCTGTTCAGCGGTCATGCTTCGCGGCCTCCAGGAATTCCTTCACCTTGATCGGGCGGCCTGTGCGGCTGCTTTCAATGCCGGCGAAGCACATCGCAAGGGAGTGCAGGTTGTCTTCCACACGGGTCTCCATCGGATCTCCCCCATCCAGCCACCGGACGAATTTTTCAATTAGCCACGTGTGCTTCCACTTCAGCTGCTGGAGAAGCGGGAGGCCCTCTGGGGCCAGACCTCCTCCGTACCGGTAGCGCGTGAGGTCTCTCCTGTCGAGGACGAGCGTGGCCTTCTCGCACTCCGCGCGGATGTACTCCCGGTTCCAGTTATTCAGCGCAACTGCGTTCGTGTTCACACCTTCGTAGGTGGCCCTTACGCCGTTTTCGAAGGTCATCATCACCAGGGACTGGGAGTCCCCCGCGAACTCGCCCCACGGCGGGTTCCGAGTCTGGGCGTATATCGTATCGCATCTTGCGCCGGCAAGGTCGGCCAGGATGTCCAGATGGTGAACGGCGGCGTCCACCATCTGCGGGTCCGGGATATCGTGCCGGAAGCCGCCCCAACTCCCGTACCGGCGGAAGTCCCCGATGTATCGCCACACCAGGTAGTCAAGGCGCCCATAGTCGCCGGAGCAGAGCTGCTGGCGGAGCGTCGTCTTATCCTGGTCGCACCGGTGGTTCATCGTGATGCCCATCTTCTTGCCGGAGCGCCGGACCTTGTCAACAACGCGGATGGAGGCCACGAGTGTGTCGGCTATCGGCTTCTCGGAGAGGATGTGCATATCATGGGCTAGCGCCGCGTCTATCACGCGCTCGTGAACGGACGGCGGCACCACCACGGTGCAGAAGTCAGCGGCGTTTTCATCCAGTGCGCGCTCGAGGTCTGTGTAACACTTCTCGGCGGCCAGGCCCAGGTGTTGCCGGGCGTTTTCAAGCGAGGCAGGGTTGATGTCCACGGCGGCGACAACCTCTATCAGGCCATCCTTGATGTTCGGAGGCAGGAAACCGCGGCACCATGAGAGGCCCATGCCCCCGGTCCCTACCTGCACCATCCTGTAGGCCATTAGCGATGCCTCAACTTATCTTCTCCAGCGGGTC includes the following:
- a CDS encoding Gfo/Idh/MocA family oxidoreductase, giving the protein MAYRMVQVGTGGMGLSWCRGFLPPNIKDGLIEVVAAVDINPASLENARQHLGLAAEKCYTDLERALDENAADFCTVVVPPSVHERVIDAALAHDMHILSEKPIADTLVASIRVVDKVRRSGKKMGITMNHRCDQDKTTLRQQLCSGDYGRLDYLVWRYIGDFRRYGSWGGFRHDIPDPQMVDAAVHHLDILADLAGARCDTIYAQTRNPPWGEFAGDSQSLVMMTFENGVRATYEGVNTNAVALNNWNREYIRAECEKATLVLDRRDLTRYRYGGGLAPEGLPLLQQLKWKHTWLIEKFVRWLDGGDPMETRVEDNLHSLAMCFAGIESSRTGRPIKVKEFLEAAKHDR
- a CDS encoding cytochrome c maturation protein CcmE: MSQAEPSVPQQFAEVTAPSNNARRIKIFVSIAAIASAMVYFGFMTFQSATVYYYTVDELMALTNVESGKTVKVAGKLVPETFSRDDGSTVASFTLRNENGERLLSARHNGVVPDLFFNEHAEIILEGTYTPGGVFNSTNVIVKCPSKYVAAAG
- a CDS encoding metallopeptidase family protein, whose product is MPRRMERKQFERLVHQALSNLPEKFAAYLDNVDIVVEDWPTKEMLAGRTVDNGDFLLGLYEGVPLTERRDYGMVLPDKITIFQKSIESICDGPKEIVEEVRLTVVHEVAHHFGISDRRLEELGVK
- a CDS encoding cytochrome C assembly protein, encoding MSQSSPATTIDAVPRGRFSPVRDGLFIASAVCMAVLLYLVFFVVPTDANLGVSQRILYFHAPVAILSMVSIVVVAVASGAHLITRSAKWDSFAYASAEIGIILASLTIIVGAIWAKPVWGVWWTWDAKLTLTLVMWFIYASYLMLRAYGPKGSQGARYGAVLALIGALDAPIIYFAAELWRTAHPELVVGPAADSGAMDPTMRTALLVGFLAFTVLYVYMLIERYALKRTEAGIDDLYQHIS
- a CDS encoding ATP-binding protein, coding for MTTNGNAAFDALGRKRLGIVVAGSLTDGVDVRLDDDTSVEDIKVGTLVAIEGERRRFFGQITDVLLGTTDLGMQSTPPDVSNSFIARVIAGTTAYGAIKVEPTLSIGGDSRSLANDGPLPAKTVPAHFSSVSPASDADIELVFGKEDERHFWIGSPLDMETKLCLNVEELAKRSNGVFGKSGTGKTFLTRLLLIGILQRSKAVNLVFDMHSEYGWQGTSEKSSSVKGLKQLFGSKVAVFTLDVDSSRRRSLLPDYVVRIGYDEVEPEDITLLREVMDLSSIAADAAYNLQRHFGKGKWLKSFLAHGGRDSIKELADAIDVNANSLGALHNRLSRFERFGFMDDQAGHDSVNEIIRYLDRGMHVVLEFGRYGNDLAAYILVANLLTRRIYKRYMERKEAAAGDKAKEPRPLVISIEEAHKFLTKELAGQTIFGTIARELRKYNVTLLVVDQRPSGIDDEVMSQLGTKIVCLLDSEKDVTAVLAGVSGSSKLRAVLSRLESRQQALAFGHALPMPVVVQTREYGTPEFYKSIGHRDGAEAQEKSAKDVEDLFGPGS
- a CDS encoding CcmD family protein; protein product: MTFTSTSPRKYRMALAVAAAVALCALATIAYAGAANAYQGGASGVASSALPQESGGSTPEANLPYLFAVYATTWAAFFVYIFLMSRKQRDMEKELTALRAALQDKNKVQK